A window from Drosophila nasuta strain 15112-1781.00 chromosome 3, ASM2355853v1, whole genome shotgun sequence encodes these proteins:
- the LOC132789422 gene encoding uncharacterized protein LOC132789422 isoform X1, which translates to MSLTIVKYRRTPEGIVPITPSVVLRPKMQVQPQQIIKKLAGNKIAIGKLPAGAIIKPSMKRTAITTTSGTPLLKTPKFVLQSAGYGITPTSVSWQTSTPVADVKKEALGDAISSLPPNTIIKATTRPSLASSSNASASGYVNAPSIAASTPAAAPAVASAVRQAVFLNREVPQRTMRSMTLGAIDMASTLHLGVTSEHLPLFKRNICKFGNLTHLDCCITLRKMRLNEPFALLAELFDLSELVVKETFKRTILRLSRCLRPLICWPDAKHYSERLKHMPLAYRSNLLHVRSLIECVETDVCETLNFGCSSYKFILCLNTNGIISYVSDAFRGDCDDLQLFESSNFKDIIPTYLTLCAEPGKSVRRTNSTSRPKSRENDSETEYDVQEEAKKVVSKYNEQRLEGQMANMKSLCVSDGTLTSTRATNIQLPTLRVNEPACRTQMRRTVDALREFKMLDHGALKQTSLLGYLNEMLIVAAALCNLQQQ; encoded by the exons ATGTCGCTAACAATTGTAAAATATCGAAGGACGCCAGAAGGCATTGTGCCAATAACACCTTCCGTAGTGCTAAGACCCAAGATGCAAGTGCAGCCCCAGCAAATTATAAAG AAGCTAGCAGGCAATAAAATCGCTATTGGTAAACTACCAGCGGGAGCCATAATAAAACCGAGTATGAAACGCACTGCCATCACTACCACTTCAG GCACTCCACTGCTGAAGACTCCGAAATTTGTCTTGCAGTCGGCCGGCTACGGAATTACGCCTACTTCAGTATCTTGGCAAACGTCTACTCCAGTAGCTGACGTAAAAAAGGAAGCCCTTGGCGATGCGATCAGTTCTCTACCGCCCAATACGATTATCAAGGCAACAACCCGACCTTCGCTTGCATCGAGTAGCAATGCGTCTGCATCAGGATACGTGAATGCCCCAAGTATAGCAGCTAGtactccagcagcagcaccggCTGTCGCATCCGCTGTGCGCCAAGCTGTATTCCTTAACCGAGAAGTGCCGCAACGCACTATGCGTAGTATGACTTTGGGAGCTATTGATATGGCATCTACTCTCCACCTTGGCGTGACCAGCGAGCATTTGCCTCTCTTCAAACGTAACATATGCAAATTTGGGAATTTAACTCATCTCGACTGCTGCATTACTCTAAGGAAGATGCGTCTCAATGAGCCATTTGCGTTGCTTGCCGAACTTTTTGATCTTAGTGAACTTGTGGTCAAAGAAACATTTAAACGTACTATTCTCAGGCTGTCGCGTTGCCTGCGTCCGCTTATCTGTTGGCCAGATGCTAAGCATTACTCGGAGCGATTGAAGCACATGCCTTTGGCTTACAGATCTAATCTATTGCACGTTAGATCGCTCATTGAATGTGTAGAGACGGATGTGTGTGAAACCCTTAATTTTGGTTGCTCCAGTTACAAATTTATTCTCTGCCTCAACACCAATG GCATCATAAGCTATGTGTCCGATGCATTTCGAGGTGATTGTGATGATCTTCAACTGTTTGAGAGCAGCAATTTCAAAGACATAATACCCACATATCTTACGCTATGTGCAGAGCCAGGAAAATCTGTTAGACGGACGAATAGCACATCGAGACCAAAGAGCAGAGAAAACGATTCGGAAACCGAATATGATGTGCAGGAGGAAGCAAAGAAAGTTGTTAGCAAATACAATGAACAACGGTTAGAAGGCCAAATGGCTAACATGAAATCTTTGTGTGTGTCAGATGGCACTTTGACCTCAACACGTGCAACAAACATTCAATTGCCGACGCTGCGTGTCAACGAGCCCGCTTGCCGGACTCAGATGCGACGGACTGTAGATGCATTAAGAGAGTTCAAAATGTTAGATCATGGTGCCTTGAAGCAAACATCTTTATTGGGCTATCTAAATGAGATGTTGATTGTAGCCGCTGCCTTGTGTAATTTGCAGCAACAGTAG
- the LOC132789422 gene encoding uncharacterized protein LOC132789422 isoform X2 encodes MSLTIVKYRRTPEGIVPITPSVVLRPKMQVQPQQIIKLAGNKIAIGKLPAGAIIKPSMKRTAITTTSGTPLLKTPKFVLQSAGYGITPTSVSWQTSTPVADVKKEALGDAISSLPPNTIIKATTRPSLASSSNASASGYVNAPSIAASTPAAAPAVASAVRQAVFLNREVPQRTMRSMTLGAIDMASTLHLGVTSEHLPLFKRNICKFGNLTHLDCCITLRKMRLNEPFALLAELFDLSELVVKETFKRTILRLSRCLRPLICWPDAKHYSERLKHMPLAYRSNLLHVRSLIECVETDVCETLNFGCSSYKFILCLNTNGIISYVSDAFRGDCDDLQLFESSNFKDIIPTYLTLCAEPGKSVRRTNSTSRPKSRENDSETEYDVQEEAKKVVSKYNEQRLEGQMANMKSLCVSDGTLTSTRATNIQLPTLRVNEPACRTQMRRTVDALREFKMLDHGALKQTSLLGYLNEMLIVAAALCNLQQQ; translated from the exons ATGTCGCTAACAATTGTAAAATATCGAAGGACGCCAGAAGGCATTGTGCCAATAACACCTTCCGTAGTGCTAAGACCCAAGATGCAAGTGCAGCCCCAGCAAATTATAAAG CTAGCAGGCAATAAAATCGCTATTGGTAAACTACCAGCGGGAGCCATAATAAAACCGAGTATGAAACGCACTGCCATCACTACCACTTCAG GCACTCCACTGCTGAAGACTCCGAAATTTGTCTTGCAGTCGGCCGGCTACGGAATTACGCCTACTTCAGTATCTTGGCAAACGTCTACTCCAGTAGCTGACGTAAAAAAGGAAGCCCTTGGCGATGCGATCAGTTCTCTACCGCCCAATACGATTATCAAGGCAACAACCCGACCTTCGCTTGCATCGAGTAGCAATGCGTCTGCATCAGGATACGTGAATGCCCCAAGTATAGCAGCTAGtactccagcagcagcaccggCTGTCGCATCCGCTGTGCGCCAAGCTGTATTCCTTAACCGAGAAGTGCCGCAACGCACTATGCGTAGTATGACTTTGGGAGCTATTGATATGGCATCTACTCTCCACCTTGGCGTGACCAGCGAGCATTTGCCTCTCTTCAAACGTAACATATGCAAATTTGGGAATTTAACTCATCTCGACTGCTGCATTACTCTAAGGAAGATGCGTCTCAATGAGCCATTTGCGTTGCTTGCCGAACTTTTTGATCTTAGTGAACTTGTGGTCAAAGAAACATTTAAACGTACTATTCTCAGGCTGTCGCGTTGCCTGCGTCCGCTTATCTGTTGGCCAGATGCTAAGCATTACTCGGAGCGATTGAAGCACATGCCTTTGGCTTACAGATCTAATCTATTGCACGTTAGATCGCTCATTGAATGTGTAGAGACGGATGTGTGTGAAACCCTTAATTTTGGTTGCTCCAGTTACAAATTTATTCTCTGCCTCAACACCAATG GCATCATAAGCTATGTGTCCGATGCATTTCGAGGTGATTGTGATGATCTTCAACTGTTTGAGAGCAGCAATTTCAAAGACATAATACCCACATATCTTACGCTATGTGCAGAGCCAGGAAAATCTGTTAGACGGACGAATAGCACATCGAGACCAAAGAGCAGAGAAAACGATTCGGAAACCGAATATGATGTGCAGGAGGAAGCAAAGAAAGTTGTTAGCAAATACAATGAACAACGGTTAGAAGGCCAAATGGCTAACATGAAATCTTTGTGTGTGTCAGATGGCACTTTGACCTCAACACGTGCAACAAACATTCAATTGCCGACGCTGCGTGTCAACGAGCCCGCTTGCCGGACTCAGATGCGACGGACTGTAGATGCATTAAGAGAGTTCAAAATGTTAGATCATGGTGCCTTGAAGCAAACATCTTTATTGGGCTATCTAAATGAGATGTTGATTGTAGCCGCTGCCTTGTGTAATTTGCAGCAACAGTAG
- the LOC132789423 gene encoding Na(+)/H(+) exchange regulatory cofactor NHE-RF1 — MSTQNTPKMPTPPTLPPGVTKTCHIVKRTDFDGYGFNLHSEKVKPGQFIGKVDANSPAEAAGLKEGDRILEVNGVSIGSETHKQVVARIKAISNEVRLLLIDVDGKAIDIKSDTTSASACASASASASPSASPAASPTLNGNGSNGNSPPSYEGTKQELPGVSANISSISVVSTKRVSNASSIQSGSTMNASDMDVVDRATPVTPPAVAAPISATQNGNKSPPAVIGDNNNLMMSTPPPPSATVANMNNNGNIYNSSNSNSHSSPTNPTSSITNGSTNANGNISNSNSTNNSSATPLTTATNTGTNRAGSLNLPLTVAEMRAKLASKKKYDPKNESVDLKKKFDIIQKL, encoded by the coding sequence ATGTCAACACAAAACACACCCAAAATGCCAACGCCCCCCACATTGCCACCGGGCGTCACTAAAACGTGTCACATAGTCAAGCGAACCGATTTCGATGGCTACGGCTTCAATTTGCACTCGGAGAAAGTGAAACCAGGTCAATTCATTGGCAAAGTGGATGCCAACTCACCAGCAGAGGCGGCTGGCCTGAAGGAGGGCGATCGCATTCTGGAAGTCAACGGCGTATCCATTGGCAGCGAGACACACAAACAGGTGGTGGCTCGCATCAAGGCCATTTCCAATGAAGTGCGACTGCTGTTGATCGATGTCGATGGCAAGGCCATTGACATCAAGTCAGACACGacatctgcatctgcatgcGCATCTGCATCGGCATCCGCATCGCCATCGGCATCACCAGCAGCATCTCCGACTCTgaatggcaatggcagcaatggcaacagtcCACCCAGCTATGAGGGCACAAAGCAAGAGCTTCCAGGCGTCAGTgccaacatcagcagcattaGTGTGGTCAGCACAAAGCGCGTCTCGAATGCAAGCAGCATTCAGAGCGGCAGCACAATGAACGCCAGTGATATGGATGTGGTGGACAGAGCCACGCCCGTGACACCTccggctgttgctgctcccaTCTCAGCCACGCAGAATGGCAACAAATCTCCGCCGGCAGTCAtcggcgacaacaacaacctgaTGATGAGCACACCGCCGCCTCCATCGGCCACTGTGGCCAATATGAATAACAATGGCAACatctacaacagcagcaacagcaacagccacagcagcccAACAAATCCCACCAGCAGCATAACAAATGGTagcacaaatgcaaatggcaatatcagcaacagcaacagcaccaacaacagcagtgcAACACCAttgacaacagcaaccaatACGGGAACGAATCGGGCGGGAAGTTTGAATTTACCGCTGACAGTTGCCGAGATGAGAGCCAAATTGGCATCGAAGAAGAAATACGATCCGAAGAACGAAAGCGTTGATCTAAAGAAGAAGTTTGACATCATTCAAAAGCTTTGA
- the LOC132790176 gene encoding uncharacterized protein LOC132790176, giving the protein MKSAQYTFIFFAFALLLCAPYKPVEAVIDLEDTPPCVHVVLDAVGQTLSYFAIPTVKELATCMNFVPRKTQNLDAVDLVLLAYEFVIRASGDFKCLSQSLNSLTKSLKPYARKWNKLGCNRIFVDIVPRTNNDLDANKK; this is encoded by the exons ATGAAGTCTGCacaatatacatttatattttttgcttttgctcttttg TTGTGCGCTCCCTATAAGCCCGTTGAGGCTGTCATAGATCTTGAGGATACCCCACCATGCGTACATGTTGTGTTAGATGCCGTGGGTCAGACATTGTCCTACTTTGCCATACCTACCGTAAAAGAATTGGCTACATGTATGAACTTCGTTCCTAGGAAGACTCAAAACTTGGACGCTGTGGATTTAGTTTTGCTAGCATATGAATTCGTTATTCGAGCTAGTGGCGACTTTAAGTGTTTATCCCAATCACTTAATTCGCTGACTAAATCGTTGAAGCCATACGCCAGGAAGTGGAATAAGTTGGGTTGCAACCGGATCTTTGTTGATATTGTTCCCAGGACTAATAACGACTTGGatgctaataaaaaataa